One genomic segment of Chelonia mydas isolate rCheMyd1 chromosome 1, rCheMyd1.pri.v2, whole genome shotgun sequence includes these proteins:
- the LOC102935961 gene encoding olfactory receptor 52E4-like, whose product MSDLNTTNFTNPSTFILLGIPGLEAAHIWISIPFCAMYSIAVLGNFTILFIVKREPSLHGPMYYFLCMLAVTDLVMSTSTLPKMLSIFWFSSREISFSTCLTQMYFVHSFSGMESGILVAMAFDRYVAICHPLRHSTILTNSVVAKIILAVVLRGGILALPYPFLARQWPYCRTNIIPHFFCGHIAVVKLACADISISSYYGLFDLLSEIGMDVFFIAVSYILILRAIFRLPTKDARLKTFGTCISHICAISALYIPDFFFSLLYRFGHNVPLHFLVLIASVYQLVPPMLHPIIYGLRTKRIRGRLLQLFTHKET is encoded by the coding sequence atgtcagatttgAACACAACcaacttcaccaacccctccaccttcatccttcTTGGCATTCCTGGCCTAGAGGCAGCCCATATATGGATCTCCATTCCCTTCTGTGCTATGTACTCCATAGctgtcttggggaacttcaccatcctgttcatcgTGAAGAGGGAGCcgagcctccatgggcccatgtactatttcctctgcatgctggctgtcactGACCTGGTCATGTCCACATCCaccctgcccaaaatgctgagcatcttctggttcagtTCCAGGGAGATCAGTTTCAGCACCTGCCTCACGCAGATGTACTTCGTTCACTCCTTCTCAGGGATGGAGTCTGGAATCCTtgtggccatggcttttgatcgctatgtggccatctgccaccccctgagacattccaccatcctgacaaactCTGTGGTGGCCAAGATAATCCTGGCCGTGGTGCTGCGCGGTGGCATACTTGCATTACCCTACCCCTTCCTGGCGAggcagtggccatattgcagaaccaacatcatcccccacTTCTTTTGTGGGCATATAgctgtggtgaagctggcctgcgcTGACATCagcatcagtagttactatgGGCTGTTCGATCTTTTGTCTGAGATCGGAATGGATGTGTTTTTTATAGCTGTGTCCTATATTCTGATTCTCCGGGCTATCTtccgcctccccacaaaggatgcccGGCTCAAAACTTTTGGAACCTGCATCTCTCATATTTGTGCCATCTCAGCTTTGTACATCCCagatttcttcttctctctcttgtACCGGTTTGGCCACAATGTGCCACTGCATTTTCTTGTTCTCATTGCCAGTGTGTACCAGCTGGTTCCCCCCATGCTACACCCCATTATTTATGGGTTGAGGACCAAACGGATCCGGGGCAGGCTGCTCCAGCTCTTTACTCACAAAGAGACCTAA
- the LOC119565126 gene encoding olfactory receptor 52E4-like: MLESNTTDFTNPSTFILLGIPGLEAAHVWISIPFCAMYTAALLGNFTILFIVKREPSLHSPMFYFLCMLAITDLVMSTSTLPKMLSIFWFNSREISFSACLTQMYFDHSFSGMESGILVAMALDRYVAICHPLRHSTILTNSLVAKIILAVVLRSGIIALPYPFLARRWPYCRTNIIPHSYCGHIAVVKLACADIRISSYYGLFDLFSVNGMDVFFIAVSYTQILQAIFRLPTKDARLKTFGTCISHLCAIFALYIPIFFFSLSQRFGHNVPLYLRVLITSVYQVVPPVLHPMIYGVRTKQIRGRLLQLFTHKET; encoded by the coding sequence atgttAGAATCCAACACaaccgacttcaccaacccctccaccttcatcctgttgggcattcctggcctagaggcagcccatgtctggatctccatccccttctgtgctATGTACACCGCAGCCCtgttggggaacttcaccatcctgttcatcgTGAAGAGGGAGCCGAGCCTCCACAGTCCCATGttctatttcctctgcatgctggccatcACTGATCTGGTCATGTCCACATCCaccctgcccaaaatgctgagcatcttctggttcaattccagggagatcagtttcagtgcctgcctcacccagatgtacttcgATCACTCCTTCTCAGGGATGGAGTCTGGAATCCTTGTGGCCATGGCTCTGGATCGCTatgtggccatctgccatcctctgagacattccaccatcctgacaaactCTTTGGTGGCCAAGATAATCCTGGCCGTGGTGCTGCGCAGTGGAATAATTGCATTACCCTACCCATTCCTGGCGAGgcggtggccatattgcagaaccaacatcatcccccacTCTTATTGTGGGCACATAgctgtggtgaagctggcctgtgctGACATCCGCATCAGTAGTTACTATGGCCTGTTTGATCTTTTCTCTGTGAACGGAATGGATGTGTTTTTTATCGCTGTGTCCTATACTCAGATCCTCCAGGCCATCTTCCGCCTTCCAACAAAGGATGCCCGGCTCAAAACTTTTGGGACCTGCATCTCTCATCTTTGTGCCATCTTTGCTTTGTACATCcccattttcttcttctctctttcGCAGCGGTTTGGCCACAATGTGCCACTGTATTTACGCGTTCTCATTACCAGTGTGTACCAGGTGGTGCCCCCTGTGCTGCACCCCATGATTTACGGagtgaggaccaaacagatccgggGCAGGCTGCTCCAGCTCTTTACTCATAAAGAGACCTAA